One genomic window of Novosphingobium aureum includes the following:
- a CDS encoding murein hydrolase activator EnvC family protein, with translation MPTSLSLPTSLPSQRHLVLGALVVGSLLAASEGLGLPGQRLSTIDTAGLDAAKARAQIEAARKEGAVVRKRAEKLEARARSATREADKAARETAALAARIQENEAAIAAREARISLIASQRMKLRADLAERQGPLARLTGSLQRLSRRPPLLALLRPGSVRDTVYLRALLDTVLPEVDKRTADLRAEIEKGRRLEREALAAETDLRQAQATMRERRQRLAALETRQRLASRAVGGTATRENERALALAEKARDLGELVAAMDAQGKLREKLAALPGPIMRPPRPEDAQVVATQFVAPPEGLGSWTLPVMGRLVTGFAEEAPGQARANGITLAPRGNAQAIAPAPGRVAFAGLYRGHGRIVILEHEGGWTSLVTGLARLDVRVGETLVAGAPLGIAAPRDPRVMVELRREGTPVNPLDYVRSL, from the coding sequence TTGCCGACCAGTCTGTCCTTGCCGACCAGCCTGCCCTCGCAGCGCCACCTCGTGCTTGGTGCGCTCGTCGTGGGCAGCCTGCTGGCAGCGAGCGAGGGGCTTGGACTGCCGGGACAGCGACTTTCGACGATCGATACCGCCGGACTGGATGCGGCAAAAGCGCGCGCCCAGATCGAAGCTGCCCGCAAGGAAGGCGCGGTCGTGCGCAAGCGTGCCGAGAAGCTCGAAGCCCGCGCCCGCAGCGCGACGCGCGAGGCCGACAAGGCAGCCCGCGAGACCGCCGCGCTGGCCGCGCGTATTCAGGAGAACGAGGCCGCGATCGCCGCGCGCGAGGCACGCATCTCGCTGATCGCCTCGCAGCGCATGAAACTGCGCGCCGATCTTGCCGAGAGGCAGGGCCCGCTGGCGCGGCTCACCGGCTCGCTCCAGCGGCTCTCGCGCCGCCCGCCGCTGCTCGCGCTGCTGCGTCCCGGCTCGGTACGCGACACGGTCTACCTGCGCGCGCTGCTCGACACGGTGCTGCCCGAAGTCGACAAGCGGACCGCTGACCTGCGCGCCGAGATCGAAAAGGGCCGCCGTCTCGAACGTGAGGCACTCGCCGCCGAGACCGATCTGCGCCAGGCGCAGGCCACCATGCGCGAACGCCGCCAGCGCCTCGCCGCGCTCGAGACGCGCCAGCGCCTCGCCAGTCGCGCGGTCGGCGGCACCGCGACGCGCGAGAACGAGCGCGCCCTCGCGCTTGCAGAAAAGGCGCGCGACCTTGGCGAACTGGTCGCGGCCATGGATGCGCAGGGCAAATTGCGTGAAAAGCTCGCCGCATTGCCGGGACCGATCATGCGCCCGCCGCGCCCGGAAGATGCGCAAGTCGTCGCCACCCAGTTCGTCGCGCCGCCCGAAGGGCTGGGAAGCTGGACCCTGCCGGTCATGGGGCGCCTCGTCACCGGTTTCGCCGAGGAGGCCCCCGGACAGGCGCGCGCCAATGGCATCACGCTAGCCCCCCGCGGCAATGCGCAGGCCATCGCCCCGGCACCCGGGCGAGTCGCCTTTGCCGGGCTCTACCGTGGCCATGGCCGGATCGTGATTCTCGAACACGAGGGGGGCTGGACGAGCCTCGTCACCGGCCTTGCCCGGCTAGACGTGCGCGTAGGCGAGACGCTCGTCGCGGGCGCACCGCTCGGCATCGCGGCCCCGCGCGATCCCCGGGTGATGGTCGAGCTGCGCCGCGAGGGAACTCCCGTTAATCCTCTGGATTACGTCCGTTCGCTATGA
- a CDS encoding 23S rRNA (pseudouridine(1915)-N(3))-methyltransferase RlmH has protein sequence MLLHIIARGKIARSPEAELLERYAKRITWPFQHSELPDVGVRIPPPRHTPVREVLLDERGKAMTSEEFAALLGRWRDEGVRECRFLLGAADGHGDEARAQADHLLCFGKMTWPHLMARAMLAEQLWRATAILAGHPYHRSG, from the coding sequence ATGCTTCTCCACATCATCGCCCGAGGCAAGATCGCGCGCAGCCCCGAGGCCGAGCTCCTCGAGCGCTATGCCAAACGCATCACCTGGCCCTTCCAGCACAGCGAACTGCCTGATGTCGGTGTCAGAATCCCGCCGCCGCGCCACACGCCGGTGCGCGAGGTCCTGCTCGACGAGCGTGGCAAGGCCATGACCTCGGAGGAATTCGCAGCCCTGCTCGGGCGCTGGCGCGACGAGGGTGTGCGCGAATGCCGCTTCCTGCTCGGCGCTGCCGACGGCCACGGCGACGAGGCCCGCGCGCAGGCCGATCACCTGCTGTGCTTTGGCAAGATGACCTGGCCACACCTCATGGCGCGCGCGATGCTGGCCGAACAGCTATGGCGCGCGACCGCGATCCTCGCCGGTCATCCCTACCACCGTTCGGGCTGA
- a CDS encoding disulfide bond formation protein B, whose amino-acid sequence MSLPVAPPVKAARLIALAIPVLALGGAYIGQYGFGLYPCEMCWWQRYPHMFALVLAALAFLRGPVRPLVAVAALAILVSGLIGGFHAGVEYGWWEGITTCAVTAAQSHDPLAAIMAAPVVRCDVVQFELFGISLAGWNFLLSTLGALLVLGLIGRANAAS is encoded by the coding sequence ATGAGCCTGCCCGTTGCACCGCCGGTCAAAGCCGCGCGCCTGATCGCCCTCGCCATCCCGGTCCTCGCGCTGGGCGGAGCCTATATCGGCCAGTACGGCTTTGGCCTCTACCCATGCGAGATGTGCTGGTGGCAGCGCTATCCGCACATGTTCGCGCTGGTGCTCGCTGCCCTCGCCTTCCTGCGCGGGCCGGTGCGCCCGCTTGTCGCCGTCGCCGCGCTGGCGATCCTCGTCTCGGGGCTGATCGGCGGCTTCCACGCCGGGGTCGAATATGGCTGGTGGGAAGGCATCACTACCTGCGCCGTCACTGCCGCGCAGAGCCACGACCCGCTCGCCGCGATCATGGCGGCCCCGGTGGTGCGGTGCGACGTCGTCCAGTTCGAGCTCTTCGGCATCTCGCTCGCGGGATGGAACTTCCTGCTCTCGACACTCGGCGCCCTTCTCGTGCTCGGCCTGATCGGCCGGGCCAATGCAGCGAGTTGA
- the rsfS gene encoding ribosome silencing factor translates to MPQAQIEPEQTGATPPAMVDSDDPLLALVMQSLDDDQAQDLVTIDLEGKSSIADFMVIASGRSTRQVAAMAQKLGERLKQNGFGAPRIEGLPAADWVLVDAGGVVVHLFRPEVRTFYNLERMWGFDGPSGAA, encoded by the coding sequence ATGCCACAGGCACAGATTGAGCCGGAACAGACCGGCGCAACGCCCCCGGCCATGGTCGACAGCGACGATCCGTTGCTGGCCCTCGTCATGCAGTCGCTTGACGACGATCAGGCCCAGGACCTCGTGACCATCGATCTCGAGGGTAAATCGAGCATTGCCGACTTCATGGTGATCGCCTCGGGTCGTTCGACCCGCCAGGTCGCCGCGATGGCTCAGAAACTCGGCGAACGTCTCAAGCAGAACGGCTTCGGTGCTCCGCGCATCGAGGGTCTTCCGGCAGCCGACTGGGTGCTGGTCGATGCGGGCGGCGTAGTCGTCCACCTGTTCCGTCCCGAAGTGCGCACGTTCTACAACCTCGAGCGCATGTGGGGCTTCGACGGACCTTCGGGCGCAGCCTGA
- a CDS encoding aldo/keto reductase, with product MKYNRLGRTGLKVSELCLGTMTFGGEGMWAAMGGIGQDDVNALVRGALDAGINFIDTANVYSAGMSEEMTGKALRDLGVARSDVVVATKVLGPMGDGVNDTGTSRYHVMNQIDASLERLGLDHVDLYQIHGWDPHTPVEETLRALDDIVRSGRARYIGVSNWAAWQIAKALGVSERLSLQHFASLQAYYSVAGRDLEHEIVPMLESEGLGLMVWSPLAGGFLSGKYTREDDKAGGEGRRASFDFPPVDKDSAFDVIDVMREIAKAKGASVPQVALAWLLAKPAVTSVIVGAKRLDQLTDNLGASDLDLDSGEMDRLDAAMPNAPRYPGWMIERQGEYRQGGKAGEAPKS from the coding sequence ATGAAATACAACAGGCTTGGCCGCACCGGCCTCAAGGTTTCGGAGCTGTGCCTCGGGACCATGACCTTCGGCGGCGAGGGCATGTGGGCTGCGATGGGCGGCATCGGCCAGGACGACGTCAACGCGCTCGTGCGCGGCGCGCTCGATGCCGGGATCAACTTCATCGACACCGCCAATGTCTATTCCGCGGGCATGTCCGAGGAGATGACCGGCAAGGCGCTGCGCGATCTCGGCGTGGCGCGCAGCGACGTGGTCGTCGCGACCAAGGTGCTGGGCCCCATGGGCGATGGCGTCAACGACACCGGCACCTCGCGCTATCACGTCATGAACCAGATCGACGCCAGCCTCGAACGGCTCGGGCTCGATCACGTCGACCTTTACCAGATCCATGGCTGGGACCCGCATACGCCGGTCGAGGAGACGCTGCGCGCACTCGACGACATCGTGCGTTCGGGCCGGGCACGCTACATCGGCGTCTCGAACTGGGCGGCCTGGCAGATCGCCAAGGCGCTGGGCGTTTCCGAAAGGCTGAGCCTGCAGCACTTCGCCTCGCTCCAGGCCTACTATTCGGTCGCGGGCCGCGATCTCGAGCACGAGATCGTGCCGATGCTGGAGAGCGAGGGTCTGGGGCTGATGGTTTGGAGCCCACTCGCCGGCGGCTTCCTCTCGGGCAAGTATACGCGCGAGGACGACAAGGCGGGTGGCGAGGGACGACGCGCTTCGTTCGATTTTCCGCCCGTCGACAAGGACAGCGCCTTCGACGTGATCGACGTCATGCGCGAAATCGCGAAAGCCAAGGGCGCGAGCGTGCCGCAGGTCGCCCTCGCCTGGCTGCTCGCCAAGCCGGCGGTCACCAGCGTGATCGTGGGTGCGAAGCGGCTCGACCAGCTCACCGACAACCTCGGGGCGAGTGATCTCGACCTCGATAGCGGCGAAATGGACCGGCTCGATGCCGCCATGCCCAACGCCCCGCGCTACCCCGGCTGGATGATCGAGCGTCAGGGCGAGTATCGCCAGGGCGGCAAGGCCGGCGAGGCGCCGAAGTCCTGA
- a CDS encoding S41 family peptidase, protein MKFAPLMRAALLVSAVAVLPAATSGLAAVDSRVNPEFDKLFHIYALVKDNYVDQVDDDKLLKGAIDGMLASLDPHSNYLDGPALQRLETMIDGNYSGLGLSVIEEDGAVKIISPFKGSPADKAGLKAGDYITHLDGVLYYERDLDEAVSKMRGPEGTSIRLTIYRPGRDEPFDVTVTRGVIELEPVTWELKGDVGVVSVNEFSRDVGKDVNAAIADLRKQAATSGVGKMVGLVLDLRSNPGGSLDEAVALSDLFLDKGVIVSQRGRRASENQFYRAESMFRGDVIKDLPIVVLVDAGSASASEIVAGALQDQKRAVIMGERTFGKGSVQSFLPLDRTSAVKLTTARYFTPSGHSVQEGGIEPDIKVPQLSDPDARARAERAVRESDLRGHLINEAALKDEDLEKDKIDDPRFKVTAKELKEQGIEDFQLHYAVTTLERTAGKPALAKAPAAKAPAAKPSTTPRKD, encoded by the coding sequence ATGAAATTCGCCCCCCTGATGCGCGCCGCCCTGCTGGTTTCCGCGGTGGCCGTCCTGCCCGCAGCCACCTCCGGGCTGGCTGCGGTCGACTCGCGCGTCAATCCCGAGTTCGACAAGCTCTTTCACATCTATGCGCTGGTGAAGGACAACTACGTCGACCAGGTCGATGACGACAAGCTGCTCAAGGGCGCGATCGACGGCATGCTCGCGAGCCTCGACCCGCATTCGAACTACCTCGACGGCCCGGCCCTGCAGCGCCTCGAGACGATGATCGACGGCAACTACTCGGGTCTCGGCCTCTCGGTCATCGAGGAGGATGGCGCGGTCAAGATCATCTCGCCGTTCAAGGGCAGCCCGGCCGACAAGGCGGGCCTCAAGGCGGGCGACTACATCACGCACCTCGACGGCGTGCTCTACTACGAGCGCGACCTCGACGAGGCGGTCTCCAAGATGCGCGGGCCCGAGGGCACCTCGATCAGGCTGACGATCTACCGTCCGGGCCGCGACGAGCCCTTCGACGTGACCGTGACGCGCGGCGTGATCGAGCTCGAACCGGTGACCTGGGAACTGAAGGGCGACGTCGGCGTGGTCTCGGTCAACGAATTCTCGCGCGATGTCGGCAAGGACGTCAACGCGGCCATCGCCGACCTGCGCAAGCAGGCCGCAACCAGCGGGGTGGGCAAGATGGTCGGCCTCGTGCTCGACCTGCGCTCGAACCCGGGCGGCTCGCTCGACGAGGCGGTGGCGCTCTCCGACCTGTTCCTCGACAAGGGCGTGATCGTCTCCCAGCGCGGCCGCCGCGCGAGCGAGAACCAGTTCTACCGCGCCGAATCGATGTTCCGCGGCGACGTCATCAAGGATCTGCCGATCGTGGTCCTGGTTGATGCCGGTTCCGCCTCGGCCTCCGAGATCGTCGCGGGCGCACTGCAGGACCAGAAGCGCGCAGTGATCATGGGCGAACGCACCTTCGGCAAGGGCTCGGTACAGAGCTTCCTCCCGCTCGACCGCACCAGCGCGGTCAAGCTGACGACGGCGCGCTACTTCACTCCTTCGGGCCACTCGGTCCAGGAGGGCGGCATCGAGCCGGACATCAAGGTGCCCCAGCTCTCCGACCCCGACGCACGGGCGCGTGCCGAGCGGGCTGTGCGCGAATCGGACCTGCGCGGACACCTGATCAACGAGGCAGCGCTCAAGGACGAGGACCTCGAGAAGGACAAGATCGACGATCCGCGCTTCAAGGTGACCGCCAAGGAGCTCAAGGAGCAGGGCATCGAGGACTTCCAGCTGCACTATGCGGTGACCACGCTCGAGCGCACCGCCGGCAAGCCCGCGCTTGCCAAGGCCCCTGCGGCAAAGGCCCCCGCCGCCAAGCCGAGCACGACGCCGCGCAAGGACTGA
- a CDS encoding nicotinate-nucleotide adenylyltransferase, with the protein MRGTRYAGAQAGTRKGPVTGLLGGSFNPAHGGHRRISLFALEALALDEVWWLVSPGNPLKAREGMAPLGARIESARRQSRRARIRVSAIERELGTRFTTDTLAALLRRYPKRRFVWLMGADNLAQFHKWKHWRDIARLVPIAVIARPGYDADAFASPAMAWLGKYRRPQSSLRRPDRWSAPALVTLRFDPDTRSATALRQADPDWARKSMAGHSGKRFPRDPVTYRPIPGDAA; encoded by the coding sequence ATGCGGGGGACACGATACGCCGGCGCTCAGGCCGGGACGCGCAAGGGGCCGGTCACCGGCCTGCTGGGCGGGAGCTTCAATCCCGCACACGGCGGGCATCGGCGCATCAGCCTCTTCGCGCTCGAGGCCCTCGCGCTCGACGAGGTCTGGTGGCTGGTCTCGCCGGGCAATCCGCTCAAGGCGCGCGAGGGTATGGCCCCGCTCGGCGCGCGGATCGAATCGGCACGGCGGCAAAGTCGCCGCGCGCGGATCCGCGTCAGTGCGATCGAGCGCGAACTGGGCACCCGTTTCACCACCGACACGCTTGCCGCCTTGTTGCGCCGCTACCCCAAACGCCGCTTCGTCTGGCTGATGGGGGCGGACAACCTCGCTCAATTCCATAAGTGGAAACACTGGCGCGATATCGCGCGACTCGTCCCGATTGCGGTTATCGCCCGACCGGGGTATGATGCAGATGCCTTCGCGAGCCCCGCGATGGCCTGGTTGGGGAAGTACCGGAGGCCCCAGTCCAGTCTCAGACGTCCGGATAGGTGGAGCGCACCTGCGCTGGTGACATTGCGATTCGATCCCGATACGCGGTCGGCCACGGCTCTACGCCAGGCTGATCCGGACTGGGCCCGGAAGTCCATGGCCGGTCATTCCGGCAAGCGATTTCCGCGCGATCCTGTCACGTACCGCCCGATTCCCGGCGATGCTGCGTGA